One window of the Perca flavescens isolate YP-PL-M2 chromosome 5, PFLA_1.0, whole genome shotgun sequence genome contains the following:
- the adra2b gene encoding alpha-2B adrenergic receptor yields the protein MVVFTIVGNIMVIIAVLTSRSLRGPQNLFLVSLAAADILVATLIIPFSLANELLGYWYFKSLWCEIYLALDVLFCTSSIVHLCAISLDRFLSISRVTYGRQRTPKRIKAAIVVVWLISAVISFPPLLSLNKSEGGDEGSEGGPQCRLNDERWYILYSTIGSFFAPCLIMILVNIRIYQIAKQRTRCPPGEPRKDGVGSATPSQPPRHVQANGKDDEESTPPSSNKTSNVRPPTLAITPSPSPGETQTSQNPTSNNLLQPPSPSLAMTPVTTSLDTSPHDPSTPSSVPQSAPAKTKEKGKKGKRQRGKKADNNNGDSSSTDSDMEHSHGGGRGSTSMPGSPAGGGVHSPASVKRYRDMIATSKGARLVPGRRSKTENNPGAARRKAMANREKRFTFVLAVVIGVFVVCWFPFFFSYSLQAVCPETCAIPGPLFTFFFWIGYCNSSLNPVIYTIFNKDFRNAFKKILCSSTKGTFF from the coding sequence ATGGTCGTCTTTACCATCGTGGGGAACATTATGGTCATCATCGCTGTCCTGACCAGCCGGTCTCTCCGAGGACCACAGAATCTGTTTTTAGTGTCACTGGCTGCTGCAGACATTTTAGTGGCCACACTCATCATCCCCTTTTCTCTGGCCAATGAACTGCTTGGCTACTGGTACTTCAAATCTCTATGGTGTGAGATCTACCTGGCGCTGGATGTGCTGTTTTGCACCTCCTCCATCGTGCACCTGTGCGCCATCTCACTGGACCGCTTCCTGTCAATTTCCAGGGTTACTTACGGGCGTCAGCGGACTCCCAAACGCATCAAAGCCGCTATTGTGGTAGTGTGGCTCATCTCTGCCGTcatctctttccctcccctGCTCTCACTGAACAAAAGCGAAGGAGGGGATGAGGGGAGTGAGGGGGGACCTCAATGCAGGCTGAATGATGAACGCTGGTACATCCTTTACTCCACCATCGGCTCCTTCTTTGCTCCATGCCTCATCATGATTCTGGTCAACATAAGAATCTACCAAATTGCCAAGCAGAGAACACGTTGTCCACCAGGAGAGCCCAGGAAGGATGGGGTCGGCTCTGCTACACCAAGTCAGCCTCCACGACATGTGCAAGCCAACGGTAAGGATGATGAAGAAAGCACACCCCCGTCGTCGAACAAAACATCCAATGTCAGACCCCCAACCCTCGCCATCACCCCTTCTCCTTCCCCAGGAGAGACTCAAACCTCCCAAAATCCCACCTCCAATAATCTTCTGCAACCTCCATCCCCTTCTCTAGCCATGACCCCTGTTACAACCTCCCTTGATACTTCTCCTCATGACCCCTCAACTCCCTCCTCTGTGCCTCAGTCTGCCCCTGCCAAGACTAAAGAGAAGGGGAAGAAGGGCAAGCGGCAGAGAGGGAAAAAAGCTGACAATAACAATGGTGACAGCTCAAGCACAGACAGCGATATGGAGCACAGCCATGGAGGAGGCCGAGGCAGCACCAGCATGCCAGGATCGCCTGCGGGAGGGGGGGTCCACTCCCCGGCCTCAGTCAAGCGGTACCGGGACATGATCGCCACTTCAAAGGGGGCTCGGCTGGTGCCAGGGAGGAGGTCAAAAACAGAGAACAACCCTGGAGCAGCGAGGCGTAAAGCGATGGCTAACAGAGAGAAGCGTTTCACATTTGTTCTGGCGGTGGTAATCGGTGTCTTTGTGGTGTGCTGGTtcccgttcttcttctcctaCTCTCTGCAGGCAGTGTGTCCGGAGACATGTGCCATCCCTGGTCCACTCTTTACGTTTTTCTTTTGGATCGGttactgcaactcctcactcaaCCCAGTCATCTACACCATTTTCAACAAAGACTTCAGAAATGCCTTCAAAAAGATACTGTGTAGTAGCACCAAGGGTACTTTCTTTTAG